In a genomic window of Myotis daubentonii chromosome X, mMyoDau2.1, whole genome shotgun sequence:
- the GPR119 gene encoding glucose-dependent insulinotropic receptor, with translation MESSFPFGVILAVLASLIIAANALVAVAELLLIHRNDGVSLCFTLNLAVADTLLGVAISGLVTDQLSNPARPTQKTLCSLRMAFVTSSAAASVLTVMLIASDRYLAIKQPLRYFQIMNGFVAGACIAGLWLVSYVIGFLPLGVPIFQQTTYQGPCSFFAVFHPRFVLTLSCAGFFPALLLFVFFYCDMLKIASMHSQQIRKMEHAGATAGAYRPPRTPSDFKAVRTVAVLIGSFTLSWTPFLITGIVQVACQECHLYLVLERYLWLLGVGNSLLNPLIYAYWQKEVRQQLYQMALGVKKGLASFFLLFLARDGGPDVSRESSCHIATISHPQLDG, from the coding sequence ATGGAGTCATCTTTCCCATTTGGAGTGATCCTTGCTGTCCTGGCGTCCCTCATCATTGCTGCTAATGCACTAGTGGCCGTGGCTGAGCTGTTGTTGATCCACAGGAATGATGGCGTTAGTCTTTGCTTCACCTTGAATCTGGCTGTGGCTGACACCTTGCTTGGCGTGGCGATTTCTGGCCTAGTCACTGACCAGCTCTCCAACCCAGCTCGGCCCACACAGAAGACCCTGTGCAGTCTTCGGATGGCATTTGTCACTTCCTCCGCAGCTGCTTCTGTCCTCACAGTCATGCTGATTGCCTCTGACAGGTACCTTGCCATCAAGCAGCCTCTCCGCTACTTCCAGATCATGAATGGGTTTGTGGCTGGAGCCTGCATTGCTGGGCTGTGGTTGGTGTCTTACGTCATTGGCTTCCTCCCACTTGGAGTCCCCATATTCCAGCAGACCACCTACCAGGGGCCCTGCAGCTTCTTCGCTGTGTTTCACCCGCGCTTTGTGCTGACACTCTCCTGCGCTGGCTTcttcccagccctgctccttTTTGTGTTCTTCTACTGTGACATGCTCAAGATTGCCTCTATGCACAGCCAACAGATCCGGAAGATGGAACATGCAGGAGCCACAGCTGGAGCTTACCGGCCCCCACGGACTCCCAGCGACTTCAAGGCTGTCCGCACTGTGGCTGTTCTCATTGGGAGCTTCACTCTGTCCTGGACCCCATTCCTTATCACTGGCATTGTGCAGGTGGCCTGCCAAGAGTGCCACCTCTATTTAGTACTGGAACGGTACCTGTGGCTGCTTGGTGTGGGCAACTCCCTGCTCAACCCACTCATCTATGCCTATTGGCAGAAGGAGGTGCGGCAGCAGCTCTACCAGATGGCCCTGGGAGTGAAGAAAGGGCTCGCTtcattcttcctccttttcttggcCAGGGATGGTGGCCCAGACGTGTCGAGGGAAAGTTCCTGTCACATTGCCACTATCTCTCACCCACAGCTTGATGGCTAA